From the Suncus etruscus isolate mSunEtr1 chromosome 19, mSunEtr1.pri.cur, whole genome shotgun sequence genome, one window contains:
- the SIKE1 gene encoding suppressor of IKBKE 1, giving the protein MSCSLDKIVGDAKTLLERLREHDAAAESLVDQSAALHRRVAARREAGAALPDQYQEDPSEAKDTSKSKPHILLAQENTQIRDLQQENRELWVSLEEHQDALELIMSKYRKQMLQLMVSKKAVDAEPVLKAHQCHSAEIESQIDRICEMGEVMRKAVQLDDDQFCKVHEKLVQLELENKELRELISISSESLQVREENSMDTVSQAII; this is encoded by the exons ATGAGCTGCAGCCTGGACAAGATCGTGGGCGACGCCAAGACGCTGCTCGAGCGGCTCCGGGAGCACGACGCGGCGGCCGAGTCGCTGGTGGACCAGTCGGCCGCGCTGCACCGCCGGGTGGCGGCCCGCAGGGAGGCGGGCGCCGCGCTGCCCGACCAG TACCAGGAGGACCCCTCTGAGGCCAAGGACACGTCCAAGTCCAAACCTCACATCCTCCTGGCCCAGGAGAACACCCAGATCCGAGACCTGCAGCAAGAGAACCGAG agctCTGGGTTTCCTTAGAGGAACACCAGGATGCTTTGGAACTCATTATGAGCAAGTATCGGAAACAGATGTTACAGTTAATGGTTTCGAAAAAGGCGGTGGATGCTGAACCTGTCCTGAAAGCTCATCAATGTCATTCTGCA gAAATTGAAAGTCAGATTGATCGAATCTGTGAAATGGGAGAAGTGATGAGAAAAGCAGTTCAGTTGGACGATGACCAATTTTGCAAGGTCCATGAAAAACTAGTGCAATTAGAG cTGGAAAATAAAGAACTTCGAGAATTAATTTCCATCAGCAGCGAGTCACTTCAGGTCAGGGAGGAAAATTCAATGGACACTGTTTCCCAAGCCATTATATAA